The nucleotide window CGGTTCGCTTTCGAGTGAAGTTCGACCAGTTCGTCGGTTTCGTCGTCGACATCCTCGGCTTCCTCCTCGACGGCGGCAACCTCCTCGCGCAGTTCCTCTTGCCGGGATTCGAGGTCCTCGATACGGTCGGCCGTCTCTTTCCGTTCGGCGATTGTCTGTTCGAGTCGGGAAGACAGCTCTCGGCGTCGGTTTCGGCGCTCTTCGATGGAATCGACTCGTGACGAGAGTTCGTCAATCTCCTCGCGGGCCGACCGGCGTTCCGCCGCAAGCGTTGCGCGGTAGTCCTGAAGATGCTCGACGGTTGCTTCGATTGTCTCCTGTGAGACCTCGGAGCCACAGGTCCAACAGACGATTTGGTCGTCACCGAGGAGTTGGTCGGTGACGTTTCCGTTTTCGTCGTCTCGCAGCGCACTCGCCACACCCGTGTTGCTGCCGGAGAGCATCGACTCGTTCGCGCGGACGATGTTTTGAATCTCGTTCATCTGCGATTCGAGTTCGCGGACGCGCTCGCGACGCGACTCCAATCGAGATTCGAGTTCTTCCGGAGAGTCGGTCGTCTCGTCGGGCAGTTCGTCGAGCGCTTCACGAATATCTGCTTCGTCGTCTCGAAGTGCTTCGAGACTCTGTCGCTCCGTTTCGAGTCGGAAACGAACGTTTTCGAGCGTCGAACGGAGTTCGTTAAGTTGGTCAAGAAGTTCGTCGTCGCCATCATCGGACCGCTCTGCGGTCTCGATTTCTGCTTCGAGTTCTTCGAGTCGCTCGTGGGCCTGTTCTATCTTATTGTCGAGTTCGGCCTCTCGCTGCTCCAGATTCGCGATGGTCTGGTCGATGTTATCGCTCTCACGCAGTTTGCTGTCGATTTTTCGGCGTTCAGCCTCCAACTGCGTAATCTTCGCTTCGATAGCGGTGGTGTCGACGGGACGCATGATGAGTTCACGCAGGTCGTCCCCTCGCTCGACCGCACGACGTGCCTCGTTCGACTCCAGAAGGAATGCAAAGAGGTCGGCAAGTTCCGGGTCAGAAAGATACGGGTTACCGCTCGTAACGACGTTCGAGCCCTGTCGTTTGAGGACGCGAGTGTACGTCTCATCGCCGAATGTCAGGCTGACTTCGCCCTCGTCAGCATCCGCCTTCAGCGATGCTGTATCGCTCCCGAGTGCGGCCATCAACGCCTGTAAGAACGAAGTACGGTTAGTGGCATTTCGGCCCACGAGAATCGTGATGCCGGGTTCGAATTCGACACTCGTGTCTTCGATTCCGCCAATGTTTCGCGCTTCGACGGTAACGCCGGTAGCGCGACTCGTGACAGTCATAGCGTGATACAATAATCCGATTCAGATAATGGTTCGGATTCGATTACACCCGTATTGATGTAATGGAAACCATTATGGATGCGGTTCTCTTTCTACTCACATATGCCTGATAATCGACCGAATCCAACTAACTCGAAGGTCGGCCGCCTCATCGAATCGTACGGGTTAGACGGACTCGGTGAAGAGCTTGAAGAACGATGGACGGCTGACGAGGATTCCGACAGTCT belongs to Haloferax mediterranei ATCC 33500 and includes:
- a CDS encoding archaea-specific SMC-related protein; this translates as MTVTSRATGVTVEARNIGGIEDTSVEFEPGITILVGRNATNRTSFLQALMAALGSDTASLKADADEGEVSLTFGDETYTRVLKRQGSNVVTSGNPYLSDPELADLFAFLLESNEARRAVERGDDLRELIMRPVDTTAIEAKITQLEAERRKIDSKLRESDNIDQTIANLEQREAELDNKIEQAHERLEELEAEIETAERSDDGDDELLDQLNELRSTLENVRFRLETERQSLEALRDDEADIREALDELPDETTDSPEELESRLESRRERVRELESQMNEIQNIVRANESMLSGSNTGVASALRDDENGNVTDQLLGDDQIVCWTCGSEVSQETIEATVEHLQDYRATLAAERRSAREEIDELSSRVDSIEERRNRRRELSSRLEQTIAERKETADRIEDLESRQEELREEVAAVEEEAEDVDDETDELVELHSKANRAELECDRLESERQRVRDRLNEAQTRKEELAEFEARRAEIDDEIRELRGRIDRIEAEAVDAFNDHMERVLDILQYENIERVWIERIHQEQTGRGASRDNREFNLHIVRQTESGSVYEDTVDHLSESEREVIGLVFGLAGYLVHDVAEQLPFMLLDSLEAIDSERIASLVEYVHEHAEYVVVALLPEDASALDDAHERITEI